One Carya illinoinensis cultivar Pawnee chromosome 5, C.illinoinensisPawnee_v1, whole genome shotgun sequence genomic window, GGTCAAGATGCACCTGGATCATTGCCCTACCGAGGCCCTGAAAGGGCCATGGGCTTTGGCCCAGCCCTATCTTTTGAATGCCTAAATTGATAGCCCTCAACCTTCCTGTCCTCCTTAGATTGATGGGCCCCATTAGGTTCTTTTCCAGTTCTTTTCCATCCCATGCATTAGGTTGATAACATGCTTTGAGTCCCCTTCTATATGGATCTGGTTTAGGAGTAGTTCTTTGCAAAAGGTGGTTGCCACTACTAACCTGTATGCTTCTGCTTCAAAGACTTTCCCTGCTATCGGTCTCCTTGCTCTTAATGCTCCAATGAAATAGCCTTGGTGGTCCCTAACTAGAACCTCTAGACCCATTTTTCCTGCTTCTACCTTTAGAGCTACATCCCAGTTGACCTTCTATGATCCTCTTGCTGGTTTTTGCCATGACTGTACCCTCTGGTCAGCTATCTGTTGGTGGTCTTGTTGATACCTATTTGCATCTTTGTAGGCAAGGGCTTCTGTTTTGGCTCCTAGCATGAGATGATTTGGATGCTTAAAACATTTACCATGAATGAGCTCATTTCTCCTAGACCATATGCCCCTCATCATAATAGCACTTTCCTCAAGTTCATTTGTATCAAGCTTTTGATTCAGCATTGCCCAAACTTTGAAAAAGAGATCATTGTGTAAGGAAATTTTTTGGGCCTTGATACATCCCTGGCTCCACACATCCCTAGCTGCTGCATAGCCCCATAGTTCATGACCAGAGATCTCGGGTTCAAGTTTGCAAATAGGGCATTCACAGTCTTCtactattcttcttcttttcaggTTGGCTGGGGTGGATAGTGCTTCTTTGCATGCCCTCCAAATGAAATGTTTGACTATAGGGGCCACATTCATTTTCCATAGTGATGTGAACTTCCatcgacttgctttgagacccaacaacaatattggaaaaacaaacccaagaaagccaaactcaagtcaatggatggagaatctagacccgttgagaacttgtttcaaaaacctagattatattaaaatttagacctgttgaagaacccgtctcaagaacccaaattacaaag contains:
- the LOC122310194 gene encoding uncharacterized protein LOC122310194, with translation MNVAPIVKHFIWRACKEALSTPANLKRRRIVEDCECPICKLEPEISGHELWGYAAARDVWSQGCIKAQKISLHNDLFFKVWAMLNQKLDTNELEESAIMMRGIWSRRNELIHGKCFKHPNHLMLGAKTEALAYKDANRYQQDHQQIADQRVQSWQKPARGS